ACTAAttaaagaaacaaattacTAACAAATACTCCACAGCACCTTCTACAAATTGTAACCCTAGCCAACTCACTCCTCGTTGAACTTCAAGCTGATGGAATTCACACAGTGTCTCTCATCTGTTGGTGTTTTGAATCCCTCTCCCTTGAAGACATGTCCCAAATGGCCACCACATTTGGCACACATGATTTCAGTACGCTCCATTCCATGGCTGGTGTCCGTTTCACGTCTTATAGCACCAGGTAGCCCCTCATAGAAAGCCGGCCACCCACACCCAGAGTCAAACTTGGTGCTTGATTTATAGATGGGATTGCCACACCCAGCACATTTGTAAATGCCCTCCTTATCAAAATGATTGTACTCACCCGTATGTGGTCTTTCTGTAGCCTTTTCACGTAACACGGCAAACTGGACGGGCGTGAGAACTGCCCTCCATTCAGATTCCGTTTGTGGGATAGCTTTACTTGCGCCTGTCATTGTATGTTTGTATCTTCTGATAACTGCAGAAACGCTGGGACGCAGAAACCGTACTTTATTCATGCGATATGATAAGGGAAGtggaaagagaaagaggcGTTGGTAAATCTGGCTGAAATTTCTTCACAATCAAAATGAGAGTCCTTTATAGTC
The window above is part of the Pichia kudriavzevii chromosome 1, complete sequence genome. Proteins encoded here:
- a CDS encoding uncharacterized protein (PKUD0A01060; similar to Saccharomyces cerevisiae YCL033C (MXR2); ancestral locus Anc_1.40); this encodes MNKVRFLRPSVSAVIRRYKHTMTGASKAIPQTESEWRAVLTPVQFAVLREKATERPHTGEYNHFDKEGIYKCAGCGNPIYKSSTKFDSGCGWPAFYEGLPGAIRRETDTSHGMERTEIMCAKCGGHLGHVFKGEGFKTPTDERHCVNSISLKFNEE